In Chitinophaga sp. HK235, a single window of DNA contains:
- a CDS encoding helix-turn-helix transcriptional regulator — protein sequence MEIRRDVFQAIADPTRRAILGLVALQAMTPGAIAENFNSSRQTISKHIQILNECELLSQTQSGREIYYHFNPSKMKEIADWLDPYRKLWEGRLSAMDDLLTEMQTKKGKSKK from the coding sequence ATGGAAATTCGTAGAGATGTATTTCAAGCAATAGCCGACCCAACCCGCAGGGCGATTTTGGGTCTGGTAGCTTTGCAAGCAATGACCCCTGGTGCAATTGCTGAAAACTTTAACTCATCAAGACAAACGATCTCAAAGCATATTCAGATTTTGAACGAATGTGAATTACTGAGCCAGACTCAATCAGGCCGGGAAATCTATTATCACTTCAATCCCTCTAAAATGAAAGAAATAGCAGATTGGTTGGACCCGTATCGGAAACTATGGGAAGGCAGGTTGTCGGCAATGGATGATTTACTTACGGAAATGCAAACCAAAAAAGGAAAATCAAAAAAGTAG